The Drechmeria coniospora strain ARSEF 6962 chromosome 02, whole genome shotgun sequence genome has a segment encoding these proteins:
- a CDS encoding cyclopropane-fatty-acyl-phospholipid synthase — translation MSKPTSLTGSESEFEFVETPKVTTPSLLAKDESCGVRTTKSPAIKNAPVPADGPGADSFSNAGLIGLLVGVPLYMTWKVGAGFKTFVFFALILDFPLLAAYWLVVSSISPRRNEKAKLPGRPVEFYLDFKKEADRAKYRGSCKIPMETFHEMYFDGDVDFKGDCLEVLEYRHDWASFRFTISLIRYFLLGMIPELIMHTRSQDEEQVRDHYDRGDDFYGWFLGPRMIYTSGIISDADKEETLEQLQDNKLAIVCEKIGLRKGERMLDIGCGWGTLARFASENYGAKVTGVTLGRNQTAWGNSAMRKVGVPEEQSKILCMDYRDIPVPDGGYDKITCLEMAEHVGVRHFSSFITQVYNMLDDDGVFFLQIAGLRKPWQYEDLIWGLFMNKYVFPGADASTPLGWVVDKLEGSGFEIKHIDTVGVHYSATLWRWYRNWMANRDNVEAKYGKRWFRTTGATQIWEYFLAYSTIISRQGSATCFQITLVKNINSTHRIEGIDSQYGLSGSLKSFKADLQAWAKKNNVVSSTKFTS, via the exons ATGTCGAAGCCTACCAGCCTCACGGGCAGCGAGAGCGAGTTCGAGTTCGTCGAGACCCCCAAGGTGACGACGCCTTCGCTGCTCGCGAAGGACGAGAGCTGTGGAGTCCGCACCACAAAG TCACCGGCCATCAAGAATGCTCCCGttcccgccgacggccccgGTGCCGACTCGTTCAGCAATGCCGGCCTcatcggcctcctcgtcggcgtgcctCTGTACATGACGTGGAAGGTCGGTGCCGGCTTCAAGACGttcgtcttcttcgccctcatcctcgacttccccctcctcgccgcctactggctcgtcgtctcgtccatCAGCCCCCGGCGCAACGAAAAGGCCAAGCTCCCCGGCCGCCCCGTCGAGTTCTACCTCGACTTCAAAAAGGAGGCGGACCGGGCCAAGTACCGCGGCAGCTGCAAGATCCCCATGGAGACGTTCCACGAGATGTACtttgacggcgacgtcgacttcAAAGGCGACTGCCTCGAGGTGCTCGAGTACCGCCACGACTGGGCCAGCTTCCGCTTCACCATCAGCCTCATCCGCTacttcctcctcggcatgATCCCCGAGCTCATCATGCACACCCGCTCCCAAG ACGAGGAGCAGGTCCGCGATCACTACGaccgcggcgacgacttcTACGGCTGGTTTCTCGGCCCTCGCATGATCTACACGTCGGGCATCATCTCGGACGCCGACAAGGAGGAGACGCTGGAGCAGCTGCAGGACAACAAGCTGGCCATCGTCTGCGAGAAGATCGGCCTCCGCAAGGGCGAGCGCATGCTGGACATTGGATGCGGCTGGGGCACCCTCGCCCGCTTCGCCAGCGAAAACTACGGCGCCAAGGTGACGGGCGTGACGCTCGGCCGCAACCAGACGGCCTGGGGCAACAGCGCCATGCGCAAGGTGGGCGTGCCCGAGGAGCAGAGCAAGATCCTGTGCATGGACTACCGCGACATTCCcgtgcccgacggcggctaCGACAAGATCACCTGcctcgagatggccgagcacgtcggcgtcCGTCACTTCTCCAGCTTCATCACCCAGGTCTACAacatgctcgacgacgacggcgtcttCTTCCTGCAGATCGCCGGCCTCCGCAAGCCGTGGCAGTACGAGGACCTGATCTGGGGTCTCTTCATGAACAAGTACGTCTtccccggcgccgacgcctcgacgccgctcggctgggtcgtcgacaagctcgaGGGCTCCGGCTTCGAGATCAAGCACATCGACACCGTCGGCGTCCACTACTCGGCCACCCTCTGGAGGTGGTACCGCAACTGGATGGCCAACCGCGACAACGTCGAGGCCAAGTACGGCAAGCGATGGTTCCGC ACGACGGGCGCGACGCAGATCTGGGAGTATTTCCTCGCCTACTCCACCATCATCTCGCGCCAGGGTTCCGCCACGTGCTTCCAGATCACGCTGGTCAAGAACATCAACTCGACGCACCGCATCGAGGGCATCGACTCCCAGTACGGCCTGTCGGGCAGCCTCAAGAGCTTCAAGGCCGACCTGCAGGCTTGGGCGAAGAAGAACAACGTGGTCTCGTCGACCAAGTTCACGTCGTAa
- a CDS encoding phosphoethanolamine transferase class O has translation MPARKKSASPKAQDHDRAAGDDKAKADPPLAEYKAIEAQWAQAERAKATEDAAAIERQREMQRETRNKHRHASYERRWRWTVAFWIWLLLMHAVGLWLFTGGFLLTRLVLGDKSSCASPPIDSPRAALDPSLGCWHPKTFDRAVVVVIDALRYDFTVPFDDADRARPFHNAFPFLHETALRSPQNAFLRPFIADPPTATLQRLKGLTTGTLPTFIDAGSNFAGTAIDEDNLLLQLRNAGRRIAHIGDDTWWALFPDSFEPNLSRAYDSFNVWDLHTVDDGVIENIFPLLDHRNKTSWDLLIGHCLGVDHAGHRYGPDHAAMNAKLRQMDDFVRNITALIDDDTLLVVMGDHGMDSKGDHGGESDDEVEAALWMYSKRPIFGRTSPEFAIPPATAKTRPVNQIDLVPTLALLLGIPIPFNNLGRPIEEAFAGPEGGDWANLAAVSRMASAGIERYQKSYFDARGLAPSAGSASPAALWAEANAPGTEPKAAYAALTRFQEETLQVCKDLWARFDVPRMVSGVGVAAVGVLLLVMYASRGPDDEFIVTNDVELDYAEKLLEMADDKAAVQPHVDEHHHRDLLRGLWDARFLVVACSLLLAAIYRQQAMTRVTALVTLLAMSTVGTSLYGGGKTLRNLLPSGFWGWLSVVFTLSHSIGFASNSYTVWEDSILLFFVTSFGVAATVSSFRIEYKVDRTMAIFHSLAFVALGRLASYSKLCREEQMPFCTSTYYASVTSSTSAPWQLAIPFVVFVALPSIVKSFLVPTRSYEGLAPTWIGYVFRGGLLLSAVYWVIDAADNGNWFAGRLYAESLKTVGVYLAQLVLALALVAGTTAFIWAPPCVSITLTTSKTGQARAAILGYANALGARYLLLPLNLLGACLLLAKPMGSGALALMFWQVLSLAEVLDLNGIKTETIGPVMLAVLGNFYYFKTGHQAVLSSIQWDSAFIPLFTIRYPWTPLVLALNTFGAQILAAASLPLLVLWKTGPKQKGVLETVARAAAVFVVYFAVEALASMSWAGWLRRHLMLFRVFCPRFMMAAVLLLLLDLVVLVVTLTGLRSNTLSVSEVFGWAD, from the coding sequence ATGCCGGCGCGCAAGAAGAGCGCCAGTCCCAAGGCGCAGGATCACGACAGAGCCGCaggcgacgacaaggccaaggccgaccCTCCCCTGGCGGAATacaaggccatcgaggcgCAGTGGGCACAGGCGGAGCGTGCCAAGGCGACGGAGGATGCGGCGGCCATTGAGAGGCAGCGCGAGATGCAGCGCGAGACGCGCAACAAGCATCGGCATGCGTCGTACGAACGCCGGTGGCGGTGGACCGTGGCCTTTTGGATCTGGCTCCTCTTGAtgcacgccgtcggcctctgGCTCTTCACCGGCGGCTTCCTCCTCACCCGGCTCGTGCTCGGGGACAAGTCGAGCTGTGCGTCGCCGCCCATCGACAGCCCTCGGGCGGCCCTGGATCCCTCGCTCGGTTGCTGGCACCCCAAGACGTTTgaccgcgccgtcgtcgtcgtcatcgatgCGCTGCGATACGACTTTACCGTCcccttcgacgacgccgaccgtGCCCGGCCCTTCCACAACGCCTTTCCCTTCCTCCACGAAACCGCTCTGCGCTCGCCCCAGAACGCCTTCCTCCGACCCTTCATCGCCgatccgccgacggcgacgctgcaGCGCCTCAAGGGGCTCACCACCGGCACTCTGCCGACCTTCATCGACGCCGGGAGCAACTttgccggcaccgccatcgacgaggataacctgctgctgcagctgcGGAACGCGGGCCGCAGGATTGCCCACATCGGCGACGACACCTGGTGGGCCCTGTTCCCGGATTCCTTCGAGCCCAACCTCTCGAGGGCCTACGACAGCTTCAACGTCTGGGACCTGCACaccgtcgatgacggcgtcATCGAAAACATCTTTCCCCTGCTCGACCACCGGAACAAGACCAGTTGGGACCTGCTCATAGGTCActgcctcggcgtcgaccatgCGGGCCACCGCTACGGACCCGACCACGCGGCCATGAACGCGAAGCTGCGCCAGATGGACGACTTTGTCCGCAACATCACGgccctcatcgacgacgacaccctcctcgtcgtcatgggcgACCACGGCATGGACAGCAAAGGCGatcacggcggcgagagcgacgacgaggtcgaagcCGCCCTGTGGATGTATTCCAAGCGCCCCATCTTCGGCCGCACCTCGCCCGAGTTCGCCATCCCTCCCGCCACGGCCAAGACGCGACCCGTGAACCAGATCGATCTCGTCCCGACCCTCGCCCTGCTCCTGGGCATCCCCATCCCCTTCAACAACCTCGGTCGACCCATCGAGGAAGCTTTTGCCGGACCCGAAGGCGGCGACTGGGccaacctcgccgccgtctcgcgcatggcctcggccggcatcgaaAGGTATCAGAAGTCGTACTTTGACGCCCGCGGCCTCGCTCCGAGCGCCGGCTCCGCGTCTCCCGCCGCCCTGTgggccgaggccaacgcgCCCGGCACCGAGCCCAAGGCCGCCTACGCCGCCCTCACGAGGTTCCAGGAAGAGACGCTGCAGGTTTGCAAGGACCTGTGGGCGCGCTTCGACGTCCCGCGGATGGtctcgggcgtcggcgtcgccgccgtcggcgtcctcctcctcgtcatgtACGCTTCGCGGGGCCCGGACGACGAGTTTATCGTCAccaacgacgtcgagctcgactaCGCCGAGAAGTtgctcgagatggccgacgacaaggccgccGTCCAACCGCACGTCGATGAGCACCATCACAGGGACCTGCTGCGCGGCTTGTGGGATgcccgcttcctcgtcgtcgcctgctcGCTGCTCCTCGCGGCCATCTATCGCCAACAGGCGATGACGCGCGTCAccgccctcgtcaccctgCTCGCCATGTCGACCGTGGGCACATCCCTCTACGGAGGCGGCAAGACGCTTCGCAACCTGCTCCCGAGCGGCTTCTGGGGTTGGCTGTCGGTCGTCTTCACGCTCAGCCACTCGATCGGCTTCGCATCCAACTCGTACACTGTCTGGGAAGACTCGATTCTGCTCTTCTTCGTCACCTCtttcggcgtcgccgccaccgtctcgTCCTTTCGCATCGAATACAAGGTCGACCGCACCATGGCCATCTTCCATTCCCTTGCCTttgtcgccctcggccggctcgcgTCATACTCGAAGCTCTGCCGGGAGGAGCAGATGCCGTTCTGCACCTCGACCTACTACGCCTCCGTCACGTCGTCCACCTCGGCTCCGTGGCAGCTGGCCATCCCCTTTGTCGTCTTTGTCGCCCTCCCCTCCATTGTCAAGTCGTTCCTGGTGCCGACGCGATCGTACGAGGGCCTGGCACCGACCTGGATCGGCTACGTGTTCCGCGGGGGCCTgctcctctcggccgtctACTGGGTcatcgatgccgccgacaacGGCAACTGGTTCGCCGGCCGGCTCTACGCCGAATCGCTCAAGACGGTCGGCGTCTATCTCGCCCAGTTGgttctcgccctcgccctcgtcgccggcacgacggcctTTATCTGGGCTCCGCCCTGCGTCTCCATCACCTTGACGACGTCCAAGACGGGCCAGGCCCGCGCCGCCATTCTCGGATACGCCAACGCCTTGGGAGCCCGCTATCTCCTGCTGCCCCTCAACCTGCTCGGGGCTTGCCTCCTGCTCGCGAAGCCCATGGGTTCGGGCGCGCTCGCCCTCATGTTCTGGCAGGTGCTCTCCCTTGCCGAGGTGCTCGACCTCAACGGCATCAAGACGGAGACGATCGGCCCCGTCatgctcgccgtcctcggcaacTTTTACTACTTCAAGACCGGCCACCAGGCCGTCCTCTCGAGCATCCAGTGGGACAGCGCCTTCATCCCGCTCTTCACCATACGCTATCCCTGGAcgccgctcgtgctcgcgctCAACACGTTTGGTGCCCAGatactcgccgccgcctccctgcCCCTGCTCGTTCTGTGGAAGACGGGGCCGAAGCAGAAAGGCGTGCTCGAGACGGTGgcgcgcgccgccgccgtcttcgtcgtctaTTTCGCCGTCGAAGCGCTCGCCAGCATGAGCTGGGCCGGCTGGCTGCGTCGTCATCTCATGCTCTTTCGCGTCTTCTGCCCGCGCTTCATGATGGCTgccgtgctgctgctgcttctggacctcgtcgtcctcgtcgtgaCCCTGACAGGGCTGCGCAGCAATACGCTGTCCGTCAGCGAGGTCTTTGGCTGGGCGGATTAG